From a region of the Nonlabens sp. Hel1_33_55 genome:
- a CDS encoding CusA/CzcA family heavy metal efflux RND transporter, giving the protein MINRIIDFSINNKFIIGLLTLALVGAGIWSMTQVPIDAVPDITNNQVQVITQSPNLGTEDIEQFVTYPVELAMSNLPNVQEIRSVSRFGLSVVTIVFDDDMGTYLPRQLVAEKLPEVQEQIPMGFGEPSMGPISTGLGEIYQYTLEVDDDFQDNYDATELRTMQDWIVRRQMAMVPGVVEVNAFGGNLKQYEVAVDPDELRAIGVTISEVYSALENNNQNTGGAYIERNHQANFIRGEGLARTVSDIENIVVKNVGSIPIKIKDIGSVNIGSAVRYGALTKDGKGEAVGGMILMLKGANSNDVIENVKERMEQIEKSLPEGVTIQPFLDRSTLIADTTGTVKGNLLEGGLIVIFVLVLLLGNWRGGLIVASTIPLSLLFAFILMNIFDVWANLMSLGAIDFGIIVDGAVIIVESTVFLMYSYVTKKKTVDATTRDEIAAKSSKKMMNAAFFGQLIILIVFLPILALEGVEGKMFQPMALTFIFAMIGAMLLCLTYVPMISALFLRAPKEGKTSYGDRFVHWIERKYEPLLSKSLSKGKIIVGVAVALFAVAVFAFTRMGGEFIPDLDEGDLAFHAILKPGSSLSETIETTTKIERIVKAKFPEVETIISRIGVADVPTDPMPMDIADVFVILKPSDEWTTASSKEELVELMKEEISIIPGVNYEFTQPIEMRFNELLTGVREDVAIKLFGEDLDLLASKADEMGRIISTVPGVADMKVEATAGLPQITIDYNRNKLAQYGLEINQLNSIVQSAFAGGKAGVIFEGEKRFDLVVRLQEENRSSINDIQNLFVNLPSGSQIPLREIANVSYEPGPMQISRDNTNRRTYVGINIRGRDVKSVVEDIQAKLDSEFELPAGYYIRYGGAFENLERASNRLQTVVPIALLLIFILIYFALKSFPQTLMIYLAIPMATIGGVFALWLRDMPFSISAGVGFIVLFGVAVLNGLVMISGLNELKEEGVTNLRDRIIEGTKRRIRPIMLTAFTDILGFLPMAISSSAGAEVQRPLATVVIGGLITSTLLTLFILPIFYQWVEKRSDSKMRLNPKFATATVMICLLFGSAFAKAQQSQIPVQNNIVQDSIAPITLSRAVEIAKENYPALKSSQLEIDRQNVLTGNAYDFGNTQIFTGGEEIADGQGIYTVIGVGQQNIDLLGIGAKKRLQQQRIELAKTAFELSEIQIELEVKKAWSKTFQSKKKFVLYRELDSIYEQFSKSVELNYEVEAISRLEYAAARNQALQINNKFQQAETDYFIALQKLNLWLTPDKMYTVTEDLEQTQNTVLDETANLNEHPELSLSRKRVDEAQASYDSAKADLLPKFNLQGGLQRVNGDSGFYTYQAGISIPLFSGPDRSRAKAAKVETQITETNAAFKQRELQSQLIQAQQNYKKWRDTWLFYETEALPLAIDQRKGALLAYKEGALDYAAFTQIIRDAIQTEMDALDALDNYLDALFELQYFQN; this is encoded by the coding sequence ATGATCAACAGAATCATTGATTTTTCAATCAATAATAAATTTATTATTGGTCTACTCACACTGGCACTCGTAGGTGCCGGTATATGGAGTATGACCCAAGTTCCCATCGATGCCGTTCCAGATATTACTAATAATCAGGTACAGGTCATCACACAATCGCCCAACTTGGGAACGGAAGACATCGAGCAATTTGTGACCTATCCTGTAGAACTGGCAATGAGTAATTTGCCCAATGTACAGGAAATCCGGTCGGTTTCCCGTTTTGGATTGTCCGTAGTTACCATTGTATTTGATGATGATATGGGCACGTATCTGCCACGACAGCTCGTGGCTGAAAAACTGCCTGAAGTACAGGAACAAATCCCGATGGGATTTGGCGAACCGTCGATGGGCCCTATCTCAACAGGACTGGGAGAGATTTATCAGTATACGCTGGAAGTAGATGATGATTTCCAAGACAACTATGACGCGACTGAGCTACGCACGATGCAGGACTGGATCGTACGACGTCAGATGGCCATGGTTCCAGGAGTTGTAGAGGTAAATGCCTTTGGTGGTAATCTCAAGCAATACGAAGTCGCGGTAGATCCAGACGAGTTGCGTGCCATAGGTGTTACAATTTCTGAAGTGTACAGCGCACTCGAGAACAACAATCAGAATACCGGTGGCGCTTACATCGAACGTAATCATCAAGCCAATTTCATACGTGGCGAAGGCCTTGCAAGAACGGTTAGCGATATTGAGAATATTGTTGTCAAAAATGTTGGAAGCATTCCCATTAAAATTAAAGATATAGGTTCTGTAAACATCGGTAGTGCCGTGCGTTACGGTGCATTGACCAAGGATGGCAAAGGCGAGGCCGTGGGCGGAATGATATTGATGCTTAAAGGAGCAAATTCCAATGATGTAATAGAGAATGTCAAGGAGCGTATGGAACAGATTGAAAAATCATTGCCAGAAGGCGTAACCATTCAACCGTTTTTAGACCGCAGTACCTTAATTGCAGATACTACAGGAACTGTTAAGGGCAACCTGTTGGAAGGTGGATTGATTGTGATCTTCGTTTTGGTTCTCTTGTTGGGGAACTGGCGTGGTGGTCTGATCGTGGCATCTACAATTCCTCTTTCCCTATTGTTTGCATTTATTCTGATGAACATTTTTGATGTCTGGGCAAACTTAATGTCATTGGGCGCTATTGATTTTGGAATTATTGTGGATGGTGCTGTAATTATTGTAGAAAGTACGGTGTTCCTTATGTATAGTTATGTAACCAAAAAGAAAACGGTCGATGCCACCACACGCGATGAGATTGCAGCCAAATCATCTAAAAAAATGATGAACGCTGCCTTTTTCGGTCAGCTTATCATTTTGATTGTTTTCTTGCCCATTCTTGCACTTGAAGGTGTTGAAGGCAAGATGTTTCAGCCTATGGCACTCACATTCATCTTTGCGATGATAGGCGCAATGTTGCTTTGCCTGACGTATGTTCCTATGATATCTGCATTGTTTTTAAGAGCGCCCAAAGAAGGTAAGACATCCTATGGCGATCGATTTGTGCATTGGATAGAAAGAAAGTACGAACCATTATTATCCAAGTCACTTTCTAAAGGTAAAATTATTGTCGGTGTAGCAGTAGCGCTTTTTGCCGTTGCAGTATTTGCATTCACACGTATGGGTGGCGAGTTCATTCCAGATCTGGATGAAGGCGACCTTGCCTTTCACGCCATCTTAAAACCAGGAAGCTCGCTATCTGAAACCATTGAGACCACCACCAAAATTGAGCGTATTGTCAAAGCAAAATTTCCTGAAGTTGAAACCATTATAAGCCGTATAGGTGTGGCAGATGTGCCAACAGATCCTATGCCTATGGACATTGCAGATGTTTTTGTAATCCTAAAACCCAGCGATGAATGGACTACCGCATCTTCTAAAGAAGAACTGGTCGAATTGATGAAGGAAGAAATAAGCATCATTCCTGGTGTGAATTACGAATTTACACAACCCATCGAGATGCGTTTTAATGAATTGCTCACAGGTGTACGAGAAGATGTGGCCATAAAGTTATTTGGCGAGGATCTTGACCTACTGGCGAGCAAGGCAGATGAAATGGGACGCATTATTTCAACCGTTCCTGGCGTTGCAGATATGAAGGTAGAAGCCACCGCAGGGTTGCCACAGATCACTATTGACTACAACCGCAACAAGTTGGCGCAATATGGTCTGGAAATCAATCAGCTCAACAGTATTGTACAATCAGCATTTGCAGGCGGCAAGGCAGGTGTCATTTTTGAAGGCGAAAAACGATTTGATCTGGTGGTCAGACTACAGGAAGAAAATCGCTCCAGCATTAATGACATTCAAAATTTATTTGTCAACCTGCCCAGCGGCTCACAAATTCCCTTGCGTGAGATTGCAAACGTGAGTTATGAACCTGGACCTATGCAAATAAGTCGGGACAATACCAACCGCAGGACGTATGTAGGTATCAACATACGCGGTCGCGATGTAAAGTCTGTAGTAGAAGATATACAGGCAAAGTTGGATTCAGAATTTGAACTGCCGGCAGGTTATTACATTAGGTATGGCGGTGCTTTTGAGAATCTGGAACGTGCAAGCAATCGTTTACAGACGGTCGTGCCTATTGCGCTATTACTCATTTTCATCTTGATTTATTTTGCGCTCAAGTCATTCCCACAAACCTTGATGATTTATCTCGCCATCCCTATGGCGACGATTGGTGGTGTTTTTGCGCTCTGGTTGCGGGATATGCCGTTCAGTATTTCGGCAGGTGTTGGGTTTATCGTTCTGTTTGGTGTTGCGGTGCTTAATGGGCTCGTGATGATAAGCGGTTTGAACGAGCTTAAAGAAGAAGGCGTGACTAATCTGAGGGACAGGATTATTGAGGGCACAAAACGCCGGATCCGTCCCATTATGTTGACCGCATTCACTGATATCCTCGGCTTTCTTCCTATGGCGATTTCCTCATCCGCAGGTGCTGAAGTACAGCGACCGCTGGCAACAGTTGTTATCGGTGGCTTGATAACATCAACTTTGCTCACGCTGTTTATCCTGCCTATTTTTTATCAATGGGTAGAGAAACGTTCAGATTCCAAGATGAGGCTTAATCCCAAGTTTGCGACGGCAACCGTTATGATATGCCTGTTGTTTGGTTCCGCTTTCGCGAAAGCGCAACAATCACAAATACCAGTGCAAAACAACATTGTTCAGGACAGCATCGCACCCATCACTCTATCACGAGCTGTAGAAATTGCCAAAGAGAATTATCCAGCGCTGAAATCGAGCCAACTCGAAATCGATAGACAAAATGTACTTACGGGCAATGCTTATGACTTCGGGAACACTCAGATATTTACAGGTGGAGAAGAGATTGCAGACGGTCAAGGTATTTATACCGTGATAGGGGTTGGTCAACAGAATATTGATCTATTGGGCATAGGAGCAAAAAAACGCTTACAGCAACAGCGTATCGAGCTGGCTAAAACTGCCTTTGAACTTTCAGAAATTCAAATAGAATTGGAAGTCAAAAAAGCGTGGTCAAAAACCTTTCAGTCAAAAAAGAAGTTTGTTTTATACCGTGAATTGGATAGCATTTATGAACAATTTTCAAAATCGGTAGAACTCAATTATGAGGTGGAAGCTATTTCAAGGCTGGAGTACGCCGCTGCGCGCAATCAAGCTTTGCAGATCAATAACAAATTTCAGCAGGCAGAAACTGATTATTTCATCGCCTTGCAAAAGCTCAACCTTTGGTTGACACCAGATAAGATGTACACGGTAACTGAAGATTTAGAACAAACTCAAAACACAGTTTTAGATGAAACAGCTAATTTAAATGAACATCCAGAGTTATCGCTTTCGCGAAAGCGTGTAGATGAAGCACAAGCAAGCTATGACTCGGCAAAAGCAGACTTGTTGCCCAAGTTCAATCTTCAAGGCGGCTTACAACGTGTAAATGGCGATAGTGGTTTTTATACCTATCAGGCAGGGATTTCCATACCGTTATTTTCTGGACCAGACCGCAGTCGTGCTAAGGCTGCAAAAGTGGAAACACAGATTACAGAAACAAATGCCGCATTTAAACAGCGCGAGTTGCAATCTCAACTCATACAGGCGCAGCAAAACTATAAGAAGTGGAGAGACACGTGGCTATTCTATGAAACGGAAGCCTTGCCACTTGCCATAGATCAGCGCAAGGGCGCACTGCTGGCCTACAAAGAAGGAGCGCTGGACTATGCCGCATTCACTCAAATTATACGCGATGCCATACAAACCGAAATGGATGCGCTGGACGCACTCGATAATTATTTAGACGCTTTGTTTGAACTCCAATATTTCCAAAACTAA
- a CDS encoding DUF6660 family protein produces the protein MKIFTVILSIYFLALNFAPCSDTPPDSKDAPIEFSQATDADHEHQSNDLCSPFCQCHCCHVHTIDFELMTFEPIQDPISNEVFAVFKENGKDFHSSLFQPPRA, from the coding sequence GTGAAAATATTTACAGTCATATTATCCATCTACTTCTTGGCGCTCAACTTTGCGCCTTGTAGTGATACTCCACCCGATAGTAAGGATGCACCAATCGAATTTTCACAGGCTACAGATGCAGACCATGAACATCAAAGTAATGACCTTTGCTCACCTTTTTGTCAATGTCACTGCTGTCACGTTCATACAATCGATTTTGAACTAATGACTTTTGAGCCTATTCAAGACCCAATTTCAAATGAGGTTTTTGCTGTTTTCAAAGAGAACGGCAAAGATTTCCATTCTTCCCTTTTTCAGCCACCACGGGCATAA